A region from the Leptolyngbya iicbica LK genome encodes:
- a CDS encoding cytochrome P450 yields the protein MKTVPVTQTYPYAQLANWIFRPLDYMEVNYRRYGDLFFARWGLFEWVFLNHPEAIKTVLSQDMGAAISAPGETNEILKPLLGEHSVMLLSGNQHRQRRKLIMPPFHGERLKVYADLIRQITLEVMAELQPGQALQARSLIQQMTMRVILQAVFGLHDGDRCRRLESLLAERLDMVSKPLASTVVFFPILRKNYGSWSPGAKIERLAAEIDELLYAEIRERRAAVDASRQDVLSLLLMSRDEAGQGLSDEELHDELMALLIAGHETTATAIAWGLHWAHYQPDIRQKVRDEIATAGANDDPMALTKLPYLEAFCNEILRIYPVAMLTFARVAQQPLELMGYTIDPGTLLVGCIYLLHHREDLYPQPSEFRPERFLERQYSAFEFMPFGGGARRCIGYALAMYELKIILGTLLTHFNFELVSDRPAIPERRGITLGMKDGVQMVYQGTRSVPTPIAI from the coding sequence ATGAAAACCGTCCCCGTCACGCAAACCTATCCCTATGCCCAGCTAGCCAATTGGATCTTTCGGCCATTGGACTACATGGAGGTTAACTATCGGCGTTACGGCGACCTATTCTTTGCCCGCTGGGGCTTGTTTGAGTGGGTATTTCTCAACCATCCTGAGGCGATTAAAACGGTTCTCAGTCAGGATATGGGGGCCGCTATCAGCGCTCCTGGTGAGACCAACGAGATTCTCAAGCCGCTGTTGGGTGAACACTCGGTCATGCTGCTGTCGGGCAACCAACATCGGCAACGGCGCAAGTTGATTATGCCGCCCTTTCATGGGGAACGGCTGAAGGTGTATGCCGACCTGATTCGCCAAATCACGTTAGAGGTGATGGCGGAGCTACAGCCCGGTCAAGCCTTGCAGGCCCGATCGCTGATCCAACAAATGACGATGCGGGTGATTTTGCAAGCGGTGTTTGGTCTGCATGACGGCGATCGCTGCCGTCGCCTCGAAAGTCTATTGGCCGAACGACTCGACATGGTGAGTAAGCCTCTGGCCTCGACGGTCGTATTTTTTCCCATCTTGAGAAAGAACTATGGCAGTTGGAGCCCCGGGGCCAAAATTGAGCGGCTCGCGGCGGAAATTGATGAGTTGCTCTATGCCGAGATTCGCGAACGCCGGGCTGCGGTCGATGCCAGCCGTCAAGATGTACTTTCGCTGCTCCTGATGTCGCGGGATGAGGCCGGTCAGGGATTGTCGGACGAAGAATTGCACGATGAGTTGATGGCGCTGTTGATTGCGGGGCATGAAACGACGGCTACCGCGATCGCTTGGGGGCTGCATTGGGCGCACTATCAGCCCGACATCCGGCAAAAAGTCCGGGATGAGATTGCCACTGCCGGGGCCAACGACGATCCCATGGCGCTGACCAAATTGCCGTATCTAGAGGCATTTTGCAATGAAATTCTGCGCATTTATCCGGTGGCGATGCTGACCTTTGCCCGAGTCGCCCAACAGCCCCTGGAGCTAATGGGTTACACCATTGATCCCGGTACCCTATTAGTCGGCTGCATCTATTTGCTGCACCACCGCGAAGACTTGTACCCCCAACCCTCTGAGTTTCGGCCCGAGCGGTTTCTTGAACGGCAATATTCTGCCTTTGAATTTATGCCCTTTGGGGGTGGGGCGCGACGATGCATCGGCTATGCCCTCGCCATGTATGAGCTGAAAATCATTCTGGGCACGCTGTTGACGCACTTTAACTTTGAGCTGGTGAGCGATCGCCCGGCCATACCTGAGCGGCGGGGCATCACCCTGGGCATGAAAGATGGCGTCCAAATGGTCTATCAAGGGACTCGTTCAGTGCCTACTCCCATCGCGATTTAA
- a CDS encoding alpha/beta fold hydrolase, translating into MQPNQASFSIKQVALTDDLTLAYREAGTGIPVILLHGLADHSLVWQSLAQHLGDRYRCLAPDLRGHGDSSKPPAAEYDARLIADDLEQFCEQLQVGTVAVVAHSWAAKVALLWAQQCPQRLRHLILVDPFFVNRLSVVFRPTFPILYRTLPFLKVMGPFADLEQAQALAQGLKQYQGWSEPQQAIFHAGMEQQADGQWRSKFAIAARNGVFEDILQSAGLTAPLPTPTTLLLPAQGLNRMAWQTRPYHQYLMQLQVHLIPGNHWPHLVEPESFNQAIATALNQMAVADPS; encoded by the coding sequence ATGCAACCAAATCAGGCATCGTTTTCGATTAAGCAGGTGGCGCTAACTGACGACCTGACCCTGGCGTACCGCGAAGCAGGCACTGGAATCCCTGTGATCTTGCTGCATGGTCTGGCCGACCATAGCTTGGTTTGGCAAAGTTTGGCACAGCATTTGGGCGATCGCTATCGTTGCCTCGCGCCTGATTTGCGAGGACATGGCGACAGTAGCAAGCCCCCGGCTGCGGAGTACGATGCCCGGCTCATTGCCGATGATCTGGAACAATTTTGTGAGCAGCTACAGGTAGGGACCGTGGCCGTCGTCGCGCATTCCTGGGCAGCTAAGGTCGCCCTGTTATGGGCGCAGCAGTGTCCTCAACGATTACGTCACCTCATCCTGGTCGATCCCTTTTTTGTGAATCGTTTGTCTGTCGTTTTTCGCCCGACTTTTCCCATCCTGTATCGCACGTTGCCCTTTCTCAAAGTGATGGGGCCGTTTGCCGATCTGGAGCAAGCCCAAGCATTAGCTCAGGGACTGAAGCAATATCAAGGCTGGAGTGAGCCGCAGCAAGCTATTTTTCACGCTGGGATGGAGCAGCAAGCCGATGGGCAATGGCGCAGCAAGTTTGCGATCGCGGCTCGCAACGGTGTATTTGAGGACATTTTGCAATCTGCGGGCTTGACGGCACCATTGCCGACCCCAACGACGCTGCTCTTGCCAGCGCAAGGACTCAACCGCATGGCCTGGCAAACGCGCCCCTATCACCAATATTTGATGCAGCTTCAGGTTCACCTGATTCCCGGCAATCACTGGCCTCATCTGGTGGAACCGGAGTCGTTTAATCAGGCGATCGCGACGGCCCTCAATCAAATGGCAGTTGCCGACCCCAGTTAG
- a CDS encoding HEAT repeat domain-containing protein — translation MQSSRTASPSLPQWQQQVLRVINLRPNEVERTFLMFAFYTATSMGILWLEVSSAALFLDEYGPDSLPWIYIFSAGVGFGLSVVYSWLQKFLPLRWVIVVIAVLMAVPVLLFRWGLAFASVLPLTIFGMRLWMEAIYGLNDLNVSITANQLFNIREIKRTFPLVSSGNLVADVLSGFSVFFLVSFVGLQNVLVLAFLIMMAGSGVLWLISRKYSHAFPDSLQRQAEAAQDDHKAQRSRGTIRQYVVMLFSFFVLAQIVMYLIEFEYLTQLELNLEVDEIAAFLGIFSGLLGLIELLTQWFTSSRLIERQGVFAVLSLLPVVIIGLSLMTMIGGFPGLLGGTALFLGLVVLKFFDEWLRYTLVASTRPVLFQPIPDSERTLFQSLVGGIAEPLAMGGTGVFILFVIAWANFLGFESQLLQAQFFLGVIAFLAVVWLIAILFLRSQYLELLVKSAQRGLLSGSEANLRALRKAFVEQLEKPGSEAEKRSCIELLSELDPRSVGEVLAPRLMALPLSLRKQSLEAMLEYPGREYAETVRQLLKTEQPPEILALALRYIWITDDSPDIGRLQSYLDAEVDPVVRGTAASLMLKHGNAREKNEAVNTLRQMLTNEHERERVMGCRALGEADYLQSLRLYIPNLLQDESLRVRRALLEAIAATNLEEYYPSLMKALQYKSTREAASQALTRLGNDALDMLEEVALDPYRPDSLRNQAWQAIGNMGSDAAIDCLLQNLITSWGSTRRTLLRILLRMVQETGFKRNQGIDSALDRFGRDGVEDLINQELTFVGQIYGALLDLEDSVPAGREANLLQRALTELQKDAIERIFMLLRFISPPGAIQAAQVSWQGGSASNQARGIEILDNTLDIPSKRAILTILDRRSRAEKVDVLRESNLFVYRQMRPSDRLRYLLDLRYFLSDWALACCFHLARAQRWSLSAENTVACLKHPTGFVREAVLSYLQVASPRVLRELLPLMRKDPNELVSNQVQQLMAELQVD, via the coding sequence ATGCAATCGAGCCGGACTGCTTCTCCATCCCTGCCGCAATGGCAGCAGCAGGTGCTGCGAGTCATTAACCTGCGCCCTAATGAAGTCGAGCGCACTTTTTTGATGTTCGCGTTTTACACCGCGACTTCCATGGGGATTTTGTGGTTAGAGGTTAGCTCGGCCGCCCTGTTTTTGGATGAGTATGGTCCTGACTCGCTGCCGTGGATCTACATCTTTAGCGCCGGAGTCGGGTTTGGCCTCAGCGTCGTCTACTCCTGGTTGCAAAAGTTTTTGCCGCTGCGCTGGGTGATTGTGGTCATTGCCGTGTTGATGGCGGTGCCCGTGCTGCTGTTTCGCTGGGGCTTGGCCTTTGCGTCGGTGTTGCCGCTGACCATTTTCGGGATGCGCTTGTGGATGGAAGCCATTTATGGGCTCAATGACCTCAACGTTTCGATAACGGCTAATCAGCTCTTCAATATTCGAGAAATCAAGCGCACCTTTCCCCTCGTCAGTAGCGGCAACTTGGTGGCCGATGTGCTGAGTGGGTTTTCGGTGTTTTTTCTCGTCAGCTTTGTCGGTTTGCAAAACGTGCTGGTGCTGGCATTTCTGATCATGATGGCGGGCTCTGGGGTGCTGTGGCTGATTAGCCGCAAATATTCTCACGCTTTCCCAGATTCCTTGCAGCGACAGGCCGAGGCCGCCCAAGACGACCACAAAGCGCAGCGATCGCGCGGCACCATTCGCCAGTACGTGGTGATGTTGTTCAGCTTCTTTGTGCTGGCCCAAATCGTCATGTATTTGATCGAGTTTGAATACCTGACCCAGCTCGAACTGAATCTGGAAGTCGATGAAATCGCGGCTTTTTTGGGCATTTTTAGCGGCCTGTTGGGGCTGATCGAACTGTTGACTCAATGGTTCACGTCGAGTCGCCTGATTGAACGTCAGGGGGTATTTGCAGTGCTGTCGCTGTTGCCCGTGGTCATCATCGGCCTCAGTTTGATGACCATGATTGGCGGCTTTCCCGGTCTTTTGGGGGGGACGGCCCTATTTCTGGGGCTCGTGGTCTTGAAATTTTTCGATGAGTGGCTGCGCTACACCCTGGTCGCCAGTACGCGCCCGGTCTTGTTTCAACCAATTCCGGATAGTGAGCGGACTCTCTTTCAATCCCTGGTGGGGGGCATTGCCGAGCCGCTGGCAATGGGGGGCACAGGCGTCTTCATTCTGTTTGTGATTGCCTGGGCCAATTTCCTTGGCTTTGAAAGCCAACTGTTGCAGGCACAATTCTTTTTAGGGGTGATCGCCTTCCTCGCGGTTGTCTGGCTGATTGCGATCTTGTTTTTGCGATCGCAATATTTAGAGCTGCTGGTCAAAAGTGCACAGCGGGGATTGCTCAGCGGGAGTGAGGCCAACCTGCGGGCGTTGCGCAAAGCCTTTGTCGAACAGTTAGAAAAGCCTGGTTCGGAGGCGGAAAAGCGCTCCTGTATTGAACTGCTTTCTGAACTTGATCCGCGAAGTGTGGGCGAGGTGCTGGCCCCACGCTTAATGGCGTTGCCTCTGTCCCTCCGGAAGCAGAGTCTAGAGGCGATGTTGGAGTATCCGGGACGGGAGTATGCGGAGACAGTGCGGCAACTGCTCAAGACTGAGCAACCCCCGGAAATTTTAGCGCTGGCGCTGCGATACATCTGGATTACGGATGACAGCCCTGATATTGGGCGTTTGCAGTCTTATTTAGATGCCGAAGTGGACCCGGTGGTGCGGGGCACAGCGGCTTCGCTGATGTTGAAGCATGGCAATGCCCGCGAAAAGAATGAGGCCGTGAATACCCTGCGCCAAATGTTGACCAACGAACACGAGCGGGAGCGGGTGATGGGGTGTCGGGCTTTGGGCGAAGCGGATTATTTGCAATCGCTGCGACTCTACATTCCTAACTTGTTGCAGGACGAATCTTTGCGGGTGCGACGGGCGCTATTGGAGGCGATCGCCGCCACTAACCTGGAGGAATACTATCCGTCGTTGATGAAGGCATTGCAGTACAAATCCACGCGGGAAGCAGCCAGCCAAGCCCTGACCCGCCTGGGTAATGACGCGCTAGATATGTTGGAAGAAGTGGCACTCGATCCTTATCGGCCTGATAGTTTGCGCAACCAAGCCTGGCAAGCGATCGGCAACATGGGCAGTGATGCCGCGATCGACTGTCTGCTGCAAAATCTGATCACCAGTTGGGGCAGCACTCGCCGGACCCTGCTGCGGATTTTATTGCGGATGGTGCAAGAGACCGGCTTTAAGCGCAATCAGGGGATTGACTCCGCTTTAGATCGGTTTGGGCGGGACGGGGTCGAAGATTTGATCAACCAGGAATTGACGTTTGTGGGGCAAATCTACGGAGCCTTGCTGGATCTAGAGGACAGTGTTCCTGCTGGACGCGAGGCCAATCTGTTGCAGCGGGCATTGACAGAGTTACAAAAGGACGCGATCGAGCGCATCTTTATGCTGCTGCGGTTTATCTCACCACCGGGAGCCATTCAAGCCGCCCAAGTGAGTTGGCAAGGGGGCAGCGCTTCCAACCAGGCGCGGGGCATCGAGATTTTGGACAACACTCTCGACATTCCCAGCAAGCGGGCGATTTTGACCATTTTGGATCGTCGCAGTCGGGCTGAAAAGGTAGACGTGCTGCGTGAAAGTAACTTGTTTGTTTATCGCCAGATGCGGCCCAGCGATCGCCTCCGCTACCTCCTTGATCTGCGTTACTTTCTGTCGGATTGGGCTTTGGCCTGCTGCTTCCATCTCGCCCGCGCCCAACGCTGGAGCCTGAGCGCCGAGAATACCGTCGCCTGTCTCAAACATCCCACGGGTTTTGTCCGCGAGGCGGTGTTGTCCTATTTGCAGGTGGCCTCACCCCGCGTATTGCGCGAGTTGCTGCCGCTCATGCGCAAGGACCCCAACGAACTGGTGAGCAATCAGGTACAACAACTGATGGCAGAATTGCAGGTGGATTGA
- the infC gene encoding translation initiation factor IF-3 produces the protein MRSRNPRNVPPINENIRFPEIRLIGADGDQLGIMAPSEALRMAEEQDLDLVLVSDKATPPVCRIINYGKYKFEQEKRAREAKKRQHNAEVKEVKMRYKIDDHDYNVRVKNAHRFLKSGDKVKATVMFRGREIQHSDLAEKLLRRMADDLDEVAEMQQAPKREGRNMMMLLSPKK, from the coding sequence ATGCGAAGCCGAAATCCTCGAAACGTTCCACCCATTAACGAGAATATCCGTTTTCCTGAAATTCGCCTGATTGGCGCCGATGGCGATCAGCTGGGCATTATGGCTCCGAGCGAAGCGCTACGAATGGCCGAAGAGCAGGATTTGGATCTGGTATTAGTCAGTGATAAAGCCACTCCTCCTGTTTGCCGCATCATTAACTACGGCAAGTACAAGTTTGAGCAAGAAAAGCGCGCCCGCGAAGCGAAAAAGCGCCAGCATAACGCCGAAGTCAAAGAAGTGAAGATGCGTTACAAGATTGACGATCATGACTACAACGTGCGCGTCAAAAATGCCCATCGCTTTTTAAAGTCTGGCGACAAAGTCAAAGCCACCGTAATGTTTCGGGGGCGTGAGATCCAGCATTCTGACTTGGCGGAAAAGCTGCTGCGCCGCATGGCTGATGATTTGGACGAAGTTGCTGAGATGCAGCAAGCGCCAAAACGGGAAGGTCGCAATATGATGATGCTGTTATCGCCGAAAAAATAG
- the ilvN gene encoding acetolactate synthase small subunit: protein MKHTLSVLVEDEAGVLTRIAGLFARRGFNIESLAVGPAEQMGVSRITMMVPGDDQIIEQITKQLYKLINVLKVQDITEVPCVERELMLIKVNATSANRSEILELVQIFRARVVDVSEDSLTVEVVGDPGKMVAIVQVLSRFGLREIARTGKIALTRESGVNTEYLKSLQSKLQ from the coding sequence ATGAAACATACATTGTCAGTTTTAGTCGAAGACGAGGCGGGTGTTTTGACTCGCATTGCGGGGTTGTTTGCTCGACGTGGCTTCAACATTGAGAGTTTGGCAGTCGGCCCGGCTGAGCAAATGGGCGTCTCGCGCATCACGATGATGGTGCCCGGCGACGATCAAATCATTGAGCAAATTACTAAGCAGCTCTACAAGCTCATCAATGTCCTCAAGGTGCAAGACATCACTGAGGTGCCCTGTGTCGAGCGGGAATTGATGCTCATCAAGGTCAACGCCACGAGTGCCAATCGCTCAGAAATTTTGGAGTTGGTGCAGATCTTTCGGGCGCGAGTCGTGGATGTTTCAGAAGATTCCCTCACGGTTGAGGTGGTGGGCGATCCCGGCAAGATGGTGGCGATCGTTCAGGTGCTCAGTCGCTTTGGCCTGCGAGAAATCGCGCGTACGGGCAAGATTGCCCTGACCCGTGAGTCAGGGGTCAATACGGAATACCTCAAGTCTTTGCAAAGCAAATTGCAGTAG
- a CDS encoding class I SAM-dependent methyltransferase, whose product MPVSLGKPELCAVIRDRIQRSPQQQIPFADFMALALYQPDYGYYTSQAEPLGMEGDFATSVHLGPDFGELLAEQLVEMWHHLGRPHPFHLVEMGPGQGLLADTILAYLQRQYWDCFAAVHYTLVETSAALRQVQQTRLVRWQAASVPIDWRELADLPAESVTGCCFSNELVDALPVHRVTLTADGWQEQYVTHREGAKPPFSLVLGPLSQPALSSYFDWVGVVPSQPTYPDGYTTEVNLAALDWLKEVATKLHRGYVLTIDYGYTAERYYSPARSQGTLQCYYQHAHHNDPLINIGQQDITAHVDFTALELQGDRVGLSNLGQVPQELFLMALGLGDRLNQLMQMEASDPQAVRYALQRREALHQLMNPLGVGKFNVLIQGKGLETLEQKTLKGLTLPPLM is encoded by the coding sequence ATGCCCGTGTCTCTGGGGAAGCCAGAACTGTGTGCGGTGATTCGCGATCGCATTCAGCGATCGCCCCAACAGCAGATTCCTTTTGCTGACTTCATGGCCCTGGCGCTCTATCAGCCTGACTACGGTTACTACACTAGTCAGGCTGAGCCCTTGGGCATGGAGGGCGACTTTGCTACCTCGGTGCACCTGGGGCCAGATTTTGGCGAACTGCTGGCCGAGCAACTGGTAGAAATGTGGCACCATCTGGGCCGACCTCATCCCTTTCACTTAGTGGAAATGGGGCCGGGCCAGGGATTGCTAGCTGATACCATCCTGGCTTATTTACAGCGGCAATATTGGGACTGTTTTGCGGCTGTTCACTACACCTTAGTCGAGACATCCGCCGCACTGCGACAAGTCCAGCAAACCCGATTGGTGCGGTGGCAAGCAGCTTCTGTGCCCATTGATTGGCGCGAGCTGGCGGACCTTCCAGCGGAGTCGGTCACTGGCTGCTGCTTTTCCAATGAGCTGGTGGATGCGCTGCCGGTGCATCGGGTAACGCTCACTGCCGACGGCTGGCAAGAGCAGTACGTCACCCATCGTGAGGGCGCTAAGCCGCCATTTTCGCTGGTCTTAGGGCCATTATCGCAACCAGCGCTCAGTTCCTATTTCGACTGGGTCGGTGTGGTTCCCAGCCAGCCAACCTATCCCGACGGTTACACTACCGAAGTCAACCTGGCGGCTCTGGACTGGTTAAAGGAAGTGGCGACCAAACTCCATCGCGGTTATGTGTTGACGATTGATTATGGGTATACCGCCGAGCGTTATTACAGTCCCGCGCGATCGCAAGGCACGCTGCAATGCTATTACCAGCACGCGCACCACAACGACCCACTGATTAACATTGGCCAGCAAGACATCACCGCTCATGTCGATTTCACTGCGTTAGAACTGCAGGGAGATCGCGTCGGCCTGAGCAATCTGGGCCAGGTGCCGCAAGAACTGTTTTTGATGGCGCTGGGCTTGGGCGATCGCTTAAATCAACTCATGCAAATGGAAGCGTCTGACCCGCAAGCGGTGCGATACGCGCTGCAACGACGGGAGGCGCTGCATCAGCTGATGAATCCGCTGGGGGTCGGCAAATTTAACGTGTTGATTCAAGGCAAGGGACTGGAAACCCTGGAGCAGAAAACGCTGAAAGGGTTGACCCTGCCGCCGCTGATGTGA
- a CDS encoding tetratricopeptide repeat protein has translation MTAIGLWTIAAPVRAQALLPYVLPLDAERLEDQGLALAQEAAQLAQLQQYELALAQAQLASQLVPTSAAVWGLLGSLYLQVEEFDAAIAALSRAKILESDNTAVLFALGTAHFRKGNYEKASDFLESGLAIDPDNPGALFDLGNTYFKLNEFDTAIAQYERSVGLDPEFWPSVNNIGLVEYEQGKVESAIGRWEESLEIAPMEPEPELAIAVAKFAQGDVDAALEIGIPALEKDSRYADMQFLIDNLWGPKLIADTDAFFSYPDVQAVLAQL, from the coding sequence TTGACGGCGATTGGGCTCTGGACGATAGCGGCTCCCGTTCGAGCGCAAGCACTTTTACCCTACGTGTTGCCCCTCGACGCTGAACGCTTAGAAGATCAGGGGCTGGCCTTAGCCCAAGAAGCAGCACAATTAGCCCAGCTTCAGCAATATGAGTTGGCTTTAGCCCAGGCGCAACTGGCCTCGCAACTGGTGCCCACTAGCGCCGCTGTCTGGGGGTTATTAGGCAGCCTCTATCTACAAGTTGAAGAATTTGACGCTGCGATCGCGGCGCTCAGCCGGGCCAAGATTTTAGAGTCTGACAACACGGCGGTGCTGTTTGCGTTGGGAACGGCCCATTTTCGTAAGGGCAACTACGAAAAAGCATCGGACTTTCTAGAATCGGGCTTAGCCATTGACCCTGACAATCCGGGCGCGCTGTTTGACTTGGGCAATACCTATTTCAAGCTGAATGAGTTTGACACTGCGATCGCGCAATATGAGCGGTCGGTCGGGCTAGACCCGGAGTTTTGGCCGTCGGTCAACAATATCGGCCTGGTCGAGTACGAGCAGGGCAAGGTGGAATCGGCGATTGGTCGCTGGGAAGAATCTCTCGAAATTGCGCCCATGGAACCGGAACCCGAATTGGCGATCGCGGTCGCTAAGTTTGCCCAAGGGGATGTCGACGCAGCGCTAGAGATTGGCATTCCGGCTCTGGAAAAAGACAGTCGCTATGCCGATATGCAGTTTTTGATCGACAACCTGTGGGGACCCAAGTTGATCGCGGATACGGACGCCTTTTTTAGTTATCCAGACGTCCAAGCTGTCTTGGCCCAGCTTTAG
- a CDS encoding MinD/ParA family ATP-binding protein, which translates to MVKVVSVHSFRGGTGKSNTTANLAATVARTGKRVGIVDTDIQSPGIHVLFGFDESDMNLALNDYLWGRCAVEDAAYDVTHKLQGQGGSNSAIYLIPSSLKAGEIARVLREGYDVGLLNDGFQGLIQQLNLDYLFIDTHPGLNEETLLSITISDVLLLILRPDRQDFQGTAVTVDIARRLEVPKMLLLVNKALSSFDFVALKQEVEETYGASVASIVPLTEEMMQLGSSDIFSLRFPDHPLTQIYANVADLLLD; encoded by the coding sequence ATGGTCAAAGTGGTGTCTGTCCACTCCTTTCGAGGAGGCACCGGCAAGTCAAATACAACAGCAAATCTAGCAGCCACCGTAGCCCGCACCGGCAAGCGGGTTGGCATTGTGGATACTGACATTCAGTCTCCTGGGATTCATGTGCTATTTGGCTTTGATGAAAGCGACATGAATTTGGCATTGAATGATTACCTGTGGGGACGCTGCGCCGTTGAAGATGCGGCCTACGACGTGACCCATAAACTTCAAGGTCAGGGTGGCAGTAACAGCGCGATTTACTTGATTCCGTCTAGCTTGAAGGCCGGGGAGATTGCTCGGGTACTCCGCGAAGGTTATGACGTTGGGCTACTGAACGACGGTTTTCAGGGGTTAATTCAGCAGCTCAACTTGGACTACTTATTTATCGATACCCATCCGGGATTGAATGAGGAAACGCTGCTGTCAATTACCATTTCGGATGTATTGTTGTTGATTTTGCGGCCTGATCGCCAAGATTTTCAGGGCACTGCCGTTACTGTCGATATTGCCCGGCGCTTAGAAGTGCCAAAGATGCTGTTGCTGGTCAATAAGGCCTTGTCGTCGTTTGATTTCGTTGCTTTGAAGCAGGAAGTCGAAGAAACTTACGGCGCTTCGGTCGCGTCGATAGTGCCACTCACAGAGGAAATGATGCAGTTGGGGAGCAGTGACATTTTTAGTCTCCGTTTCCCGGATCATCCGTTGACCCAGATTTATGCCAATGTGGCTGATTTGCTGCTGGATTAG
- a CDS encoding DUF2973 domain-containing protein, producing MLHAIYIIAFAVLSVLAVSNLIRNIIMFGTDTRRTSNRGFGSAPENAGQRSVPHPEMLDETGRVLDEPLLVMKSISLEDAREQLDALYEGNSENTTDDDA from the coding sequence ATGCTGCACGCTATCTACATCATTGCATTCGCAGTTTTATCGGTGTTGGCTGTCAGTAACTTGATCCGCAACATCATCATGTTTGGTACTGACACCCGTCGTACGAGCAACCGAGGCTTTGGCAGTGCTCCTGAGAATGCTGGCCAGCGCTCCGTCCCGCATCCGGAAATGTTGGACGAAACTGGACGTGTGTTGGACGAGCCGCTGCTAGTCATGAAATCGATTTCCCTCGAAGACGCCCGCGAGCAGCTAGATGCCCTTTACGAAGGCAATTCTGAAAACACGACTGATGACGATGCGTAA
- a CDS encoding DUF2605 domain-containing protein gives MSATEPSNQPEQPIVQAVLEPLLEDFQYWFGETQTLLNSAQADCLPESDRQALEQEVSTAQQAVATAKTLLLATDGHAGVDMAVVGQWHRLVNKCWQTSRYIRQHTTDNTDSD, from the coding sequence ATGTCAGCCACTGAGCCTTCAAATCAACCCGAGCAACCCATTGTCCAAGCGGTTTTAGAACCCTTGTTGGAAGATTTTCAATATTGGTTTGGTGAAACTCAAACACTACTGAATTCTGCCCAAGCGGATTGTTTGCCCGAGAGCGATCGCCAAGCGCTAGAACAAGAGGTTTCCACGGCACAACAAGCCGTCGCTACCGCAAAAACGCTGCTGCTAGCTACAGATGGCCATGCTGGTGTCGATATGGCTGTCGTCGGGCAGTGGCACCGACTGGTGAATAAGTGCTGGCAAACATCACGCTACATTCGCCAACACACTACAGACAATACAGACTCAGATTAA
- a CDS encoding TIGR02450 family Trp-rich protein yields MAKKQKFPHLIGSKWTAQEKTFGWRHFQVVTRKNEQGMVFAEMVAACDPDVRFWINAKGLKNRHAWQAGWQSLQEQQSSQR; encoded by the coding sequence ATGGCCAAAAAGCAAAAGTTTCCGCACCTCATAGGGTCGAAATGGACAGCCCAAGAAAAGACTTTCGGATGGCGACATTTTCAGGTTGTAACGCGCAAAAATGAGCAGGGCATGGTGTTCGCCGAGATGGTGGCAGCCTGTGATCCTGACGTCCGATTTTGGATCAACGCCAAGGGCTTGAAAAATCGCCATGCCTGGCAGGCAGGATGGCAATCACTGCAAGAGCAGCAAAGCAGTCAACGGTAA